The proteins below come from a single Asanoa ferruginea genomic window:
- a CDS encoding AMP-binding protein, protein MSREAFRAARDYLLDVADDYDRAYAEFRWPQLDEFNWALDWFDPMAEGNDDPALWIVEEDGSEAKRSFRELSERSNQVANWLRDAAGVGRGDRVIVMLGNQVELWETILACAKLGAVIIPATPLLGPADLRDRLDRGGARHVITTTASTDKLADVAGDYTRIAVGGAPPGWLDYGGADGAAQVFTADGVTRASDPLLLYFTSGTTALPKLVEHTHASYPAGHLSTMYWIGLRPGDVHLNISSPGWAKHAWSNVFAPWNAQACVFLFNYSRFDATALMAQMDRCGITTFCAPPTVWRMLAQADLRKLATPPRVAVAAGEPLNPEIIEQVRRAWGLTIRDGFGQTETTVQIANTPGQPVKPGSMGRPLPGYVVALVDPITGQPGDDGEICLDLAHRPLGLMVGYHGDPERNAEAMAGGFYHTGDVGSRDSDGYITYVGRMDDVFKASDYRISPFELESVLIEHPAVAEAAVVPSPDPLRLAVPKAFVVLAAGWAPDADTAASIFAHCREHLAPFKRVRRIEFAELPKTLSGKIRRVELRTGDHDRYANGGRPATEFREEDTRPS, encoded by the coding sequence GTGAGCCGAGAAGCGTTTCGGGCGGCGCGGGACTATCTCCTCGACGTCGCCGACGACTACGACCGGGCCTACGCCGAGTTCCGCTGGCCGCAGCTCGACGAGTTCAACTGGGCCCTGGACTGGTTCGACCCGATGGCCGAGGGCAACGACGACCCGGCCTTGTGGATCGTCGAGGAAGACGGCTCGGAGGCGAAGCGGTCGTTCCGCGAGCTGAGCGAGCGGTCCAATCAGGTCGCCAACTGGCTGCGCGACGCCGCCGGTGTCGGCCGGGGTGACCGGGTCATCGTCATGCTCGGCAACCAGGTCGAGCTGTGGGAGACGATCCTGGCCTGCGCCAAGCTCGGTGCGGTGATCATCCCGGCGACGCCGCTGCTCGGGCCGGCCGACCTGCGCGACCGGCTGGATCGGGGCGGCGCCCGGCACGTGATCACCACGACCGCCTCGACCGACAAGCTGGCCGACGTCGCCGGCGACTACACCCGGATCGCGGTCGGTGGCGCCCCGCCCGGTTGGCTCGACTACGGCGGCGCCGACGGTGCGGCGCAGGTGTTCACCGCTGACGGGGTGACCCGCGCGAGCGACCCGCTGCTGCTCTACTTCACCTCCGGGACCACGGCGTTGCCGAAGCTGGTCGAGCACACCCACGCGTCCTACCCGGCCGGTCACCTTTCGACGATGTATTGGATCGGCCTGCGGCCCGGCGACGTACACCTCAATATCTCTTCGCCGGGTTGGGCCAAGCACGCCTGGAGCAACGTCTTCGCGCCGTGGAACGCCCAGGCCTGCGTGTTCCTCTTCAACTACAGCCGGTTCGACGCGACCGCGCTGATGGCCCAGATGGACCGCTGCGGCATCACCACCTTCTGCGCGCCGCCGACCGTCTGGCGCATGCTGGCCCAGGCCGACCTGCGCAAGCTGGCCACGCCGCCGCGGGTGGCGGTCGCTGCCGGTGAACCCCTCAACCCCGAGATCATTGAGCAGGTACGCCGCGCGTGGGGCCTGACCATCCGCGACGGCTTCGGGCAGACCGAGACGACCGTGCAGATCGCCAACACGCCCGGTCAGCCGGTGAAGCCGGGCTCGATGGGCCGGCCGCTGCCCGGGTATGTCGTGGCCCTGGTCGACCCGATCACCGGCCAGCCGGGTGACGACGGTGAGATCTGCCTCGACCTCGCGCACCGGCCGCTCGGGCTGATGGTCGGCTACCACGGCGATCCCGAGCGCAACGCGGAGGCGATGGCCGGCGGTTTCTACCACACCGGCGACGTCGGCTCCCGCGACTCCGACGGCTACATCACCTACGTCGGCCGGATGGACGACGTGTTCAAGGCGTCGGACTACCGGATCTCGCCGTTCGAGTTGGAGAGCGTGCTGATCGAACACCCGGCGGTCGCCGAGGCCGCCGTGGTGCCGTCGCCCGACCCGCTGCGGCTCGCGGTGCCCAAGGCGTTCGTCGTGCTCGCCGCCGGTTGGGCGCCGGACGCCGACACCGCGGCCTCGATCTTCGCTCACTGCCGGGAACACCTGGCGCCGTTCAAGCGGGTCCGCCGGATCGAGTTCGCCGAGCTGCCGAAGACGCTGTCCGGGAAGATCCGCCGGGTCGAGTTGCGGACCGGCGACCACGACCGCTACGCCAACGGCGGGCGCCCGGCCACCGAGTTCCGCGAGGAGGACACTCGGCCGAGTTGA